A genome region from Manihot esculenta cultivar AM560-2 chromosome 5, M.esculenta_v8, whole genome shotgun sequence includes the following:
- the LOC110615872 gene encoding protein FAR1-RELATED SEQUENCE 5, which produces MDIEQLNVMEFDDLGGSGREDEVTALDLEHPDGFDLEYNDNHNNQELLEGPSTGPSTSNFDANLEPYEGMEFDSEQSARIFYNSYARRIGFSTRVSVYQRSRRDGSIICRQIVCSREGFRREGNENRSKRQRTITRVGCKAQMTVKKQSSGKWVVTKLIKEHNHDLVPPDKVHCLRSHRHVSGPARSLIDTLQAAGMGPSGVMSVLIKESGGINNVGFTKVDCQNYMSSSRQRTLGSGGQVVFDYLKQMQAEDSGFFYAVQGDFDNSTGNIFWADANSRMNYTYFGDTVTFDTTYRTNRYRVPFAPFTGWNHHGQPVLFGCALLLNESESSFVWLFETWLAAMSGRHPISITTDQDRIIRAAVSQVFPGTRHRFCKWNIFKEAQEKLSDVYHSHPSFEVEFQRCINLTETVDEFESCWESLVQRYDLGDREWLQSMYSARQQWVPVYLMDTFFGEMSVMQGSDNINSYFDGYINASTNIQMLIKQHERAIANRYEKEVKADYDTMNIPPILKTPSPMEKQAANFYTRKIFMKFQEELVETLAYPATVIDDMGSTITYRVAKFGEDCKAHFVRFHVFEKRASCTCQMFEFSGIICRHILAVFRVTNVLTLPSHYILKRWTRNAKSQVLLDERALGLPTNSQESFAVRCENLSQEALKYVDDGAESIHIYNVAIDALHEASRKVAAAKKQGPVPMHNTLVNGCQQLQPRCLDQDKKIQELTDELKHASKKCEAYQSKLLAVVKDMEEQKLKISVKIQNVRLNLKD; this is translated from the exons ATGGATATCGAGCAACTAAATGTGATGGAGTTTGATGACTTGGGTGGTTCTGGTCGCGAAGACGAAGTTACTGCCCTTGACCTGGAACACCCAGATGGCTTTGATCTCGAATATAATGATAATCATAATAATCAGGAATTATTGGAAGGTCCTTCCACGGGTCCCTCAACTTCCAATTTCGACGCTAATCTCGAGCCCTATGAGGGTATGGAATTTGATTCTGAACAGTCTGCTCGCATTTTCTACAATTCATATGCCCGCCGTATTGGTTTTAGTACTAGGGTCAGTGTGTACCAGCGGTCTCGTCGCGATGGGTCTATCATTTGCCGCCAAATTGTGTGTTCTCGTGAAGGGTTTCGTCGTGAGGGCAATGAGAATAGGTCTAAAAGACAACGCACCATCACTAGAGTTGGGTGTAAAGCTCAGATGACAGTCAAGAAGCAGAGTTCTGGAAAATGGGTTGTAACTAAACTTATTAAAGAACATAATCATGATCTTGTGCCACCTGATAAGGTTCATTGCCTCCGTTCACACAGGCACGTGTCTGGTCCTGCACGAAGTCTGATTGATACACTTCAGGCAGCAGGGATGGGGCCAAGTGGAGTCATGTCTGTTCTGATTAAGGAATCTGGTGGAATCAATAATGTTGGTTTTACTAAAGTTGATTGCCAGAATTATATGAGTAGTAGCAGGCAGAGGACACTTGGGAGTGGTGGTCAAGTTGTTTTTGACTATTTGAAGCAAATGCAAGCTGAGGATTCTGGTTTCTTCTATGCTGTTCAGGGTGATTTTGATAACTCAACAGGAAACATTTTCTGGGCAGATGCAAATTCAAGAATGAATTACACTTACTTTGGAGACACTGTCACATTTGACACGACATATAGAACAAACCGTTACCGAGTCCCTTTTGCACCTTTTACGGGGTGGAACCATCATGGACAGCCAGTGCTGTTTGGATGTGCATTACTGCTCAATGAGTCAGAATCCTCTTTTGTTTGGCTATTTGAGACTTGGCTTGCTGCAATGTCAGGCCGCCATCCCATCTCAATCACAACAGATCAGGACAGAATCATAAGGGCAGCTGTTTCACAAGTGTTTCCTGGAACTCGCCACCGATTTTGTAAATGGAACATTTTTAAGGAGGCCCAGGAGAAATTATCTGATGTATATCACTCACACCCTTCTTTTGAAGTGGAGTTCCAAAGATGCATCAACTTGACCGAGACAGTTGATGAGTTTGAATCATGTTGGGAATCACTTGTTCAAAGGTACGATCTTGGCGATAGAGAATGGCTTCAGTCCATGTACAGTGCTCGTCAGCAGTGGGTGCCTGTTTATCTCATGGATACATTCTTTGGTGAGATGTCCGTAATGCAAGGAAGTGATAATATTAATTCATACTTTGATGGGTATATAAATGCATCTACTAATATTCAGATGCTGATTAAGCAGCATGAGAGAGCAATTGCAAATCGCTATGAAAAGGAAGTAAAGGCAGATTATGATACAATGAATATTCCTCCAATTTTAAAAACCCCATCTCCTATGGAAAAACAAGCAGCAAACTTTTATACAAGGAAGATATTTATGAAATTCCAAGAGGAATTGGTTGAGACGCTTGCTTATCCTGCAACTGTAATTGATGATATgggatcaacaattacatatcGGGTGGCAAAGTTTGGAGAAGACTGTAAAGCGCACTTTGTTAGGTTCCATGTTTTTGAGAAGAGAGCTAGCTGTACTTGTCAAATGTTTGAGTTTTCAGGTATTATTTGTAGGCACATATTAGCAGTTTTTAGGGTGACCAATGTTCTGACACTTCCTTCTCACTATATCTTGAAACGATGGACAAGAAATGCCAAAAGTCAGGTTTTACTGGATGAGCGTGCTCTTGGACTTCCTACTAATTCGCAAGAGTCATTTGCTGTTCGCTGTGAAAACCTTAGCCAGGAAGCCCTCAAATATGTAGATGACGGTGCAGAATCAATACATATTTATAATGTGGCAATCGATGCTCTTCATGAGGCCTCGAGGAAGGTTGCTGCTGCAAAGAAACAAGGTCCTGTGCCTATGCATAATACTCTGGTTAATGGCTGTCAGCAGCTACAGCCTCGCTGTCTG GATCAAGACAAGAAAATTCAGGAATTGACTGATGAATTGAAGCATGCAAGTAAAAAATGTGAAGCATATCAATCAAAATTGTTAGCTGTTGTAAAAGATATGGAGGAACAGAAGTTAAAGATATCTGTGAAGATTCAGAATGTGAGGCTCAATCTAAAAGATTAA
- the LOC110615874 gene encoding cyclin-dependent kinase B2-2 isoform X2 has protein sequence MERPVTTVSVMEAFEKLEKVGEGTYGKVYRARERATGKIVALKKTRLHEDDEGVPPTTLREVSILRMLSRDPHVVRLMDVKQGLNKEGKTVLYLVFEYMDTDLKKYIRSFRQTGENIPLKIVKSLMYQLCKGVAFCHGHGILHRDLKPHNLLMDRKTMMLKIADLGLARAFTLPIKKYTHEILTLWYRAPEVLLGATHYSTAVDMWSVGCIFAELVTKQALFPGDSELQQLLHIFRLLGTPNEEVWPGVSKLVNWHEYPQWSPQSLSTAVPNLEKDGLNLLAQMLQYEPSKRISAKKAMEHPYFDDLNKVVL, from the exons atggAGAGGCCAGTAACAACCGTTTCTGTGATGGAGGCATTTGAGAAACTAGAGAAGGTTGGGGAGGGAACTTACGGAAAGGTGTACAGAGCAAGAGAGAGGGCAACCGGCAAGATCGTTGCCCTCAAGAAGACTCGTCTCCACGAAGATGATGAAGGTGTCCCTCCCACAACTCTCCGCGAGGTCTCCATCTTGCGTATGCTCTCTAGGGATCCTCACGTTGTCAG ATTGATGGACGTCAAACAAGGCTTGAACAAAGAAGGGAAGACAGTGCTCTACCTGGTTTTTGAGTACATGGACACTGATCTTAAGAAATATATTCGAAGTTTTCGCCAAACTGGAGAGAATATTCCTCTGAAAATTGTCAAG AGCTTGATGTATCAACTGTGCAAGGGAGTTGCTTTCTGTCACGGGCATGGAATCTTACACAg GGATCTTAAGCCTCACAACCTCTTGATGGACAGAAAGACAATGATGCTTAAGATTGCAGATCTTGGACTAGCTCGAGCATTTACTCTTCCTATCAAAAAGTATACTCACGAG ATATTGACCTTGTGGTACAGAGCACCTGAAGTGCTGTTAGGGGCTACCCATTACTCAACTGCTGTGGACATGTGGTCTGTTGGTTGTATATTCG CTGAATTGGTCACAAAGCAAGCACTTTTCCCCGGGGATTCTGAACTGCAGCAGCTCCTCCATATTTTCAG ATTACTAGGTACTCCAAATGAGGAGGTGTGGCCAGGGGTGAGCAAACTGGTCAACTGGCATGAGTATCCCCAGTGGAGTCCCCAGAGTCTTTCAACAGCTGTTCCTAATTTGGAGAAGGATGGGTTGAATCTATTGGCA CAAATGTTGCAGTATGAACCTTCAAAGCGTATCTCAGCAAAGAAAGCTATGGAGCATCCTTACTTTGACGATCTGAACAAGGTTGTTCTCTGA
- the LOC110615874 gene encoding cyclin-dependent kinase B2-2 isoform X1 produces MERPVTTVSVMEAFEKLEKVGEGTYGKVYRARERATGKIVALKKTRLHEDDEGVPPTTLREVSILRMLSRDPHVVRLMDVKQGLNKEGKTVLYLVFEYMDTDLKKYIRSFRQTGENIPLKIVKSLMYQLCKGVAFCHGHGILHRDLKPHNLLMDRKTMMLKIADLGLARAFTLPIKKYTHEILTLWYRAPEVLLGATHYSTAVDMWSVGCIFAELVTKQALFPGDSELQQLLHIFRFCICHFNVVARPFSCFLLYLLLFFSILGCRLLGTPNEEVWPGVSKLVNWHEYPQWSPQSLSTAVPNLEKDGLNLLAQMLQYEPSKRISAKKAMEHPYFDDLNKVVL; encoded by the exons atggAGAGGCCAGTAACAACCGTTTCTGTGATGGAGGCATTTGAGAAACTAGAGAAGGTTGGGGAGGGAACTTACGGAAAGGTGTACAGAGCAAGAGAGAGGGCAACCGGCAAGATCGTTGCCCTCAAGAAGACTCGTCTCCACGAAGATGATGAAGGTGTCCCTCCCACAACTCTCCGCGAGGTCTCCATCTTGCGTATGCTCTCTAGGGATCCTCACGTTGTCAG ATTGATGGACGTCAAACAAGGCTTGAACAAAGAAGGGAAGACAGTGCTCTACCTGGTTTTTGAGTACATGGACACTGATCTTAAGAAATATATTCGAAGTTTTCGCCAAACTGGAGAGAATATTCCTCTGAAAATTGTCAAG AGCTTGATGTATCAACTGTGCAAGGGAGTTGCTTTCTGTCACGGGCATGGAATCTTACACAg GGATCTTAAGCCTCACAACCTCTTGATGGACAGAAAGACAATGATGCTTAAGATTGCAGATCTTGGACTAGCTCGAGCATTTACTCTTCCTATCAAAAAGTATACTCACGAG ATATTGACCTTGTGGTACAGAGCACCTGAAGTGCTGTTAGGGGCTACCCATTACTCAACTGCTGTGGACATGTGGTCTGTTGGTTGTATATTCG CTGAATTGGTCACAAAGCAAGCACTTTTCCCCGGGGATTCTGAACTGCAGCAGCTCCTCCATATTTTCAGGTTCTGTATCTGTCATTTTAATGTGGTGGCAAGGCCTTTTTCCTGCTTTCTACTAtatcttctcttattcttttctATACTCGGTTGCAGATTACTAGGTACTCCAAATGAGGAGGTGTGGCCAGGGGTGAGCAAACTGGTCAACTGGCATGAGTATCCCCAGTGGAGTCCCCAGAGTCTTTCAACAGCTGTTCCTAATTTGGAGAAGGATGGGTTGAATCTATTGGCA CAAATGTTGCAGTATGAACCTTCAAAGCGTATCTCAGCAAAGAAAGCTATGGAGCATCCTTACTTTGACGATCTGAACAAGGTTGTTCTCTGA